In Halanaeroarchaeum sp. HSR-CO, one DNA window encodes the following:
- a CDS encoding alpha/beta hydrolase codes for MAGPHDDRPLVTAGTSLDAASAAMVLVHGRGASGRGIVRSMEPIQREGLAMLAPQAAGNTWYPNSFLVPVEQNEPGRSSGLDAIDRAVTQATAADIEPSRIVLLGFSQGACLASEYVARNPRRYGGLAALSGGLIGETVDEDSFTGSLEGTPVFLGCSDVDPHIPVERVDVTASVFEALDGDVTKEIYAGMGHSVNQAEYDQVEALVDAVMD; via the coding sequence ATGGCTGGCCCACACGACGACCGGCCACTCGTGACGGCCGGCACGTCACTGGACGCGGCATCGGCCGCGATGGTACTGGTACACGGTCGCGGTGCCAGTGGACGGGGTATCGTCCGGTCGATGGAGCCGATCCAGCGCGAGGGTCTCGCCATGCTCGCCCCGCAGGCAGCGGGGAATACCTGGTATCCGAATTCCTTTCTCGTACCGGTCGAGCAGAACGAACCGGGCCGGTCGTCGGGACTCGACGCGATAGACCGTGCTGTGACGCAGGCCACCGCTGCGGATATCGAGCCGTCCCGCATCGTGCTTCTGGGCTTCTCCCAGGGCGCGTGTCTCGCGAGTGAGTACGTCGCCAGGAATCCACGCCGGTACGGCGGTCTGGCGGCGTTGAGTGGCGGACTCATCGGTGAAACGGTCGACGAAGACTCGTTCACCGGTTCACTCGAGGGGACGCCGGTCTTCCTGGGCTGTAGCGACGTGGATCCACACATTCCCGTGGAACGAGTCGACGTGACCGCCAGCGTCTTCGAGGCCCTCGATGGGGACGTCACGAAAGAGATCTACGCGGGGATGGGTCACTCTGTCAATCAGGCGGAGTACGACCAGGTCGAAGCTCTCGTCGATGCCGTCATGGATTGA
- a CDS encoding YbhB/YbcL family Raf kinase inhibitor-like protein, with the protein MATLTLLSPAFADGGSIPERYGYTRDNLNPPLEIAGVPESAASLALIVDDPDAVEPAGKVWDHWVVWNIDPNRTTIPEDWDASDATQGMNDYGDPEYGGPNPPDREHTYRFKLYALDEKLDIDTGATKDRLEDAMAGTILEETQLEGTFAP; encoded by the coding sequence ATGGCAACCCTGACACTCTTGAGTCCGGCGTTCGCTGATGGCGGTTCGATTCCCGAGCGGTATGGATATACCCGAGATAACCTGAACCCGCCCCTCGAAATCGCGGGCGTCCCCGAATCGGCGGCGTCCCTCGCGCTGATCGTCGACGACCCGGACGCTGTGGAACCGGCGGGCAAGGTATGGGACCACTGGGTCGTCTGGAATATCGATCCCAATAGAACCACTATTCCGGAGGACTGGGACGCCTCGGATGCGACACAGGGAATGAACGACTACGGTGACCCGGAATACGGGGGACCTAATCCGCCGGACCGCGAGCACACGTATCGGTTCAAGCTATACGCACTGGACGAAAAGCTGGATATCGATACTGGTGCGACGAAGGACCGCCTCGAGGACGCAATGGCGGGAACGATCCTGGAGGAGACGCAACTGGAAGGAACGTTTGCACCCTGA
- a CDS encoding penicillin acylase family protein, whose translation MPRETTRRRVLAGILGAGVGGLTLSSASDLLDQFAPLSGGLWDAADRELPSTVESPHGNATLQVDDYGVPHIDAASERAAYFAVGYVQAFDRLFQMDLQRRVMGGRLSEVVGEATLESDEFHVAMDFTGAAEATWDLIQAGPVGPLVEAFADGVDASMQSDQLPLEFELLEYEPRRWTPVDTMLMEKQISWGLTGNFGALRRAVLADRLGSELVQELFPERLDHDVPILRDELDTTRNQGSMDATIRNLDEASKTADSEAVTGGKALIDWLSMFESAPGIGSNSWVVSGDHTATGSPLLAYDPHLELMVPPVWYEQHVETPENSVRGVTFPGVPFVIAGRNGYGVWSFTNVGADVLDVYDYEIDEDGERYRYEGEWRDFDTERRKIRVSDGEDRSRTIRKTVHGPVLEREGRRVGVAWTGHSATRTTEAIYEFGHNEGLDAMLESTKKFDLPTQNLVYADADGRTMYYATGKLPRRRIDGEVVPGNRIFDGSAGAGEWEGFTPFGESTWEGFVPFDEKPHAIDPAVLATANQRVVDDPRHYIGTAYSTPYRGARIYERLEERLESGGPMDLSFFQDLQTDVYDGRAADLVPELVDATTGTDLSSKATAAVDALDDWNYLMERDSYAALVFARWIDAFVEATVEPTFSEADLDDSYYPSDWVVAKLSPDSPLYEDRSRKDTMVDSLRTALQEIEENGWSTYGDWNTTRAVSHPLGSEAGFLNYREEPMGGSPVTVKNFRVEDDVGSSWRMIVTPGGDAGSVLPGGNSGDYFSSHFDDQLDLWIEGELKPMRRTHDGDIRVAFEEGSS comes from the coding sequence ATGCCGCGAGAGACGACACGCCGTCGCGTACTCGCGGGGATACTCGGTGCAGGAGTCGGGGGGCTAACTCTCTCATCGGCGTCCGACCTTCTCGACCAGTTCGCCCCGCTCTCCGGTGGACTGTGGGACGCCGCGGACCGAGAACTTCCGTCGACCGTCGAAAGCCCTCACGGCAATGCGACACTCCAGGTCGACGACTACGGCGTCCCGCACATCGACGCGGCGTCAGAACGGGCCGCGTACTTCGCCGTCGGTTACGTTCAGGCGTTCGACCGACTCTTCCAGATGGATCTCCAGCGGCGAGTAATGGGTGGACGGCTGTCGGAGGTGGTCGGCGAGGCGACGCTCGAAAGCGACGAGTTCCACGTCGCCATGGATTTCACGGGTGCCGCTGAAGCCACGTGGGACCTGATTCAAGCGGGGCCCGTCGGCCCCCTCGTCGAAGCGTTCGCGGATGGAGTCGACGCCTCGATGCAGAGCGACCAGCTCCCCCTGGAATTCGAGCTTCTCGAGTACGAGCCACGACGGTGGACTCCGGTGGATACGATGCTCATGGAAAAGCAGATATCGTGGGGGCTGACGGGGAACTTCGGTGCGTTACGTCGGGCAGTCCTCGCCGACCGCCTCGGGTCGGAGCTCGTACAGGAGCTCTTCCCAGAACGGCTGGATCACGATGTCCCCATCCTCCGAGACGAGCTGGACACGACACGCAATCAGGGTTCGATGGACGCCACCATTCGGAACCTCGACGAGGCGTCGAAAACGGCGGACTCAGAGGCGGTGACGGGCGGGAAGGCTCTGATCGACTGGTTGTCGATGTTCGAATCGGCGCCCGGTATCGGCTCCAATAGCTGGGTGGTCTCGGGGGATCACACCGCGACCGGGTCACCACTTCTCGCCTACGACCCCCATCTGGAGTTGATGGTCCCGCCGGTCTGGTACGAACAGCACGTCGAAACGCCCGAGAACTCGGTTCGCGGCGTCACCTTTCCGGGCGTCCCGTTCGTGATCGCTGGCAGGAACGGCTACGGCGTCTGGTCGTTCACGAACGTCGGTGCCGACGTTCTCGACGTCTACGACTACGAGATAGACGAGGACGGCGAACGATACCGATACGAGGGCGAGTGGCGTGATTTCGACACGGAACGACGGAAGATACGAGTCTCGGATGGCGAGGACAGGAGTCGAACGATCCGGAAGACGGTCCACGGACCAGTTCTCGAACGAGAGGGACGACGGGTCGGCGTCGCGTGGACCGGCCACTCGGCGACGCGAACGACAGAAGCGATCTACGAGTTCGGACACAACGAAGGACTCGATGCGATGCTGGAATCGACGAAGAAATTCGATCTCCCGACACAGAACCTCGTCTACGCCGACGCGGACGGAAGAACGATGTACTACGCAACTGGGAAGTTGCCGAGACGCCGCATCGATGGTGAGGTCGTGCCCGGTAACCGCATCTTCGACGGCTCCGCCGGAGCGGGAGAGTGGGAGGGATTCACTCCGTTCGGTGAATCGACCTGGGAGGGATTCGTCCCCTTCGACGAGAAACCACACGCTATCGACCCAGCGGTCCTCGCGACCGCAAACCAGCGGGTCGTCGACGACCCTCGTCACTACATTGGGACGGCGTATTCGACCCCATACCGTGGTGCACGCATCTACGAGCGCCTCGAAGAACGACTCGAGTCGGGAGGACCGATGGACCTGTCCTTCTTCCAGGACCTCCAGACCGACGTCTACGATGGTCGCGCAGCGGATCTCGTTCCCGAACTGGTCGACGCCACAACGGGTACGGATCTCTCTTCGAAAGCGACGGCGGCAGTCGATGCCCTCGACGACTGGAACTACCTGATGGAACGCGACTCGTATGCTGCACTGGTCTTCGCGCGCTGGATCGATGCGTTCGTCGAAGCCACGGTCGAGCCGACGTTCTCCGAGGCCGACCTCGACGATAGCTACTATCCGAGCGACTGGGTCGTGGCGAAACTCTCACCCGATAGCCCGCTCTACGAGGACCGGTCACGGAAGGACACGATGGTCGATTCGTTACGGACCGCTCTCCAGGAGATCGAAGAGAACGGATGGTCGACGTACGGCGACTGGAACACGACCCGAGCAGTGTCTCATCCACTGGGGAGCGAGGCCGGATTTCTCAACTATCGGGAAGAGCCGATGGGCGGGTCCCCAGTCACGGTGAAGAATTTCCGCGTGGAGGACGACGTTGGATCCTCGTGGCGGATGATCGTCACCCCTGGCGGCGACGCCGGGAGTGTGCTGCCGGGTGGGAACTCCGGGGATTACTTCTCCAGCCACTTCGACGATCAGTTGGATCTCTGGATCGAAGGGGAACTGAAACCGATGCGGCGTACCCACGACGGCGACATCCGTGTGGCGTTCGAGGAGGGATCGTCGTGA
- a CDS encoding sodium:calcium antiporter produces MSALGWALVLVAVSTLVIWKGSGFFERSAEQLSNHYGLPVAFHGAIVVAVGSSFPEISSIVISTVFHGDFSLGVGAIVGSAIFNLLVIPALSAFSSEELETTRSLIHKDAQFYIISVLILFIVFALGATYVPGGTNSAAILTPSLAILPLATYGVYIFLHQQDASDHVAERTHGINVSRAWGTLAVALLVIAVGVEGLVRAALSLGTIFETPSFLWGLTVIAAATSLPDAFVSVKAAKENDSITSLTNVLGSNIFNLLVAIPIGILLAGSATINFLTAIPTMGFLTFASLVFIVFTRTDLELTDREAYGFLGLYVLFLVWMTLESIGVIHTVRGI; encoded by the coding sequence ATGTCTGCTCTCGGCTGGGCCCTCGTTCTCGTCGCGGTTTCCACTCTCGTCATCTGGAAGGGGAGCGGATTCTTCGAGCGGTCAGCAGAACAGCTGAGCAACCACTACGGGTTGCCGGTCGCGTTCCACGGCGCCATCGTCGTCGCCGTCGGATCCAGTTTCCCCGAGATTAGTTCGATCGTCATCAGTACGGTCTTCCATGGCGATTTCTCCCTCGGTGTCGGGGCCATCGTCGGCAGTGCTATCTTCAATCTCCTCGTCATCCCGGCACTCTCTGCGTTCTCCAGTGAGGAACTGGAGACGACCCGGAGCCTCATTCACAAAGACGCACAGTTCTACATCATCAGCGTTCTCATCCTGTTCATCGTCTTCGCACTCGGTGCGACCTACGTTCCGGGCGGAACGAACAGCGCCGCTATCTTGACCCCGTCGCTGGCCATTCTCCCGCTGGCCACGTACGGTGTCTATATTTTCTTACACCAGCAGGACGCCAGCGACCACGTCGCCGAGCGGACACACGGTATCAACGTGAGCCGGGCGTGGGGGACGCTGGCAGTCGCGTTGCTCGTAATCGCAGTTGGCGTGGAAGGGCTCGTTCGCGCGGCACTCTCGCTGGGAACCATCTTCGAGACCCCGAGTTTCCTCTGGGGGCTCACCGTCATCGCGGCCGCGACGAGTCTCCCCGACGCGTTCGTCAGTGTCAAGGCCGCAAAGGAAAACGACAGCATCACGAGTCTCACGAACGTCCTCGGAAGCAACATATTCAATCTCCTGGTCGCTATCCCCATCGGTATCCTCCTGGCGGGGTCGGCCACGATCAACTTCCTCACGGCCATCCCGACGATGGGATTTCTCACGTTCGCCTCGCTCGTGTTCATCGTCTTCACCCGTACCGACCTCGAACTGACCGATCGCGAGGCCTACGGATTTCTGGGACTGTACGTCCTGTTCCTCGTCTGGATGACACTCGAGTCGATCGGAGTCATTCACACCGTTCGGGGCATCTAA
- a CDS encoding carotenoid oxygenase family protein, whose product MADYQLGFQSLQEERSDRRLPIEGVVPNWLAGTLYRNGPGLFEVGGEQFDHWFDGLAMVRRFSFQNGSIAYSNRFLRTETYRRAHENGTLDSPQFGTTASGFLSTVKTVLRPTATDNTNVNITRTGETLLALTETPRYTAFESETLKTIGEWTFEDDVSSHLTCAHPIVDPATDTTLNLHTTFGRTHTYQITERPTNTTSRTLLGEIDTDTVGYMHSFGVTPGYVILVEPPLVVDLRSLLNPFVGSSFLDALTWRPQRGTRFLVVDRTDGKLAATIDGAPFFYFHVTNAFEVAEGELAIDLVTFEDASVLQALSLTDLSAGNFSHPMGDLDRFHVSIPETTVDRERLVDGHLSLPRMNDKYVGRRYRYVYSQGADADDRSEFPTGLRKIDSETGEVERWSTPDRYFGEPIFVARPRGTTEDDGVILSVFLDTDREQSGLLILDGKSFEKRATAWLPHIVPFDFHGQYFRR is encoded by the coding sequence ATGGCTGATTACCAGCTCGGATTCCAGTCCCTTCAGGAGGAACGATCCGACCGCCGCCTCCCCATCGAGGGGGTTGTTCCGAACTGGCTGGCCGGAACATTGTATCGGAACGGGCCGGGGCTGTTCGAGGTCGGGGGCGAGCAGTTCGACCACTGGTTCGACGGGCTGGCGATGGTACGCCGCTTCTCGTTCCAGAACGGATCGATTGCATACTCGAATCGCTTCTTGCGAACGGAGACCTACCGACGGGCACACGAGAACGGAACACTCGATTCGCCCCAGTTCGGAACCACCGCCTCGGGATTTCTCTCGACAGTCAAGACCGTGCTCCGGCCGACCGCTACAGATAATACCAACGTCAATATCACGCGAACCGGCGAGACATTGCTCGCCCTCACGGAGACACCACGGTACACGGCTTTCGAATCGGAGACACTGAAGACAATCGGTGAGTGGACGTTCGAGGACGACGTCAGCAGCCACCTCACGTGTGCCCATCCTATCGTCGATCCGGCGACGGACACGACACTGAACCTCCATACGACGTTCGGACGGACCCACACGTATCAGATCACAGAGCGTCCGACCAATACGACGAGTCGAACCCTTCTCGGTGAAATCGATACTGATACCGTCGGGTACATGCACAGCTTCGGAGTCACACCCGGGTACGTGATCCTCGTCGAGCCGCCACTGGTGGTGGATCTCCGCTCACTACTGAACCCATTCGTCGGTAGCTCCTTTCTCGACGCCCTCACCTGGCGACCCCAGCGCGGGACTCGATTCCTGGTCGTGGATCGTACCGATGGGAAACTTGCCGCTACGATAGATGGGGCGCCGTTTTTCTACTTCCATGTCACCAATGCGTTCGAGGTCGCCGAGGGAGAACTGGCGATCGATCTGGTCACCTTCGAGGACGCCTCGGTGCTCCAGGCGCTTTCGCTCACGGACCTCTCGGCCGGGAATTTTTCCCATCCGATGGGCGACCTCGACCGGTTTCATGTCTCGATTCCAGAGACAACTGTCGATCGCGAGCGTCTGGTTGACGGTCATCTTTCGCTCCCGAGAATGAACGACAAATACGTGGGTCGACGGTACCGGTACGTCTACAGTCAGGGGGCCGACGCGGACGACCGCAGCGAGTTCCCCACTGGACTCCGTAAAATCGATAGCGAGACGGGTGAGGTCGAACGGTGGTCCACCCCGGACCGCTACTTCGGCGAACCGATCTTCGTGGCGCGACCCCGGGGAACGACGGAAGACGACGGCGTGATCCTGTCCGTCTTTCTCGATACGGATCGAGAGCAGTCCGGACTACTCATCCTGGATGGAAAATCGTTCGAAAAACGTGCAACAGCCTGGCTGCCGCACATCGTGCCGTTCGATTTCCACGGACAGTACTTTCGAAGATGA
- a CDS encoding PAS domain-containing sensor histidine kinase — MSEAGDKFRQLVEHLPEVVWLLDEDLDETLYTNPAYRRLLETITSEPDWPVDAEELVHPEDTARAAEWFETIQQDIRDGTWNTEYTFEARLTDGTDTEHWLETIGVPIVDDGGVIGFAGISTDVTEQKSRERELETRVDQLDQFVSMITHDIRNPLTVAKANLELYEKTQDRERLERVEEALDRIDELTTDLVALARDGDDSVAINSVDLDAVATKAWVTVDTRDAQLETEPAEIDADASMLQTALENLFKNAVGHGGSDVTVRVVPTDAGFIVEDTGSGISPDLREQVMEHGFTTGYSGTGTGLTIVQRIADEHGWDIDLGESPEGGARFEFHPC; from the coding sequence ATGAGCGAAGCGGGAGACAAATTTCGGCAACTCGTCGAGCACCTTCCCGAGGTCGTGTGGTTGCTCGACGAAGATCTGGACGAGACCCTCTACACTAATCCCGCATATCGTCGGCTGTTGGAGACGATAACTTCGGAACCCGACTGGCCAGTCGATGCCGAGGAATTGGTCCATCCCGAGGATACGGCGAGGGCAGCGGAATGGTTCGAAACGATTCAACAGGATATCCGCGACGGGACCTGGAATACCGAGTATACATTCGAAGCGCGACTGACCGACGGAACCGATACCGAACACTGGCTCGAAACCATCGGGGTCCCAATCGTCGACGACGGGGGCGTCATCGGATTCGCAGGCATCTCCACGGACGTCACCGAACAAAAATCCCGCGAACGGGAACTCGAAACCAGGGTCGATCAACTCGACCAGTTCGTGAGCATGATCACCCATGACATTCGCAACCCCCTGACCGTCGCCAAGGCGAACCTCGAACTCTACGAGAAGACCCAGGATAGAGAACGCCTCGAACGGGTCGAAGAGGCCCTTGATCGGATCGACGAACTCACGACCGATCTCGTGGCACTGGCCAGGGACGGGGACGATTCGGTCGCCATCAATTCCGTCGACCTGGATGCCGTCGCCACGAAGGCGTGGGTGACCGTGGATACCCGCGATGCACAGTTGGAGACTGAACCGGCCGAGATTGACGCCGACGCTTCGATGCTCCAGACGGCGTTGGAGAATCTCTTCAAGAATGCAGTCGGTCACGGCGGGTCGGATGTGACGGTTCGGGTCGTCCCGACAGATGCTGGGTTCATCGTCGAGGACACGGGGAGCGGGATATCCCCCGATCTCCGAGAGCAGGTGATGGAGCATGGCTTCACGACGGGATATAGTGGGACGGGGACCGGGTTGACGATCGTCCAACGGATTGCCGACGAACATGGATGGGATATCGACCTCGGAGAGAGTCCCGAAGGCGGCGCCAGGTTCGAATTTCACCCCTGCTGA
- a CDS encoding universal stress protein → MTVHVLVPMDDSPMAKRALEHALSMHPGGQITVLHVIDYVEESYSARALIGAKELRERAEERADALFQEAAAIVDDRGVEFETATAVGDPAREIVAFAEKADVDQIVIGSHGRSPVSRILLGSVAETVTRRAPVPVTVVR, encoded by the coding sequence ATGACAGTTCACGTCCTCGTTCCGATGGACGATTCCCCGATGGCGAAGCGTGCACTCGAACACGCCCTCTCCATGCATCCCGGGGGCCAGATAACGGTCCTTCACGTCATCGACTACGTCGAAGAGAGTTACAGCGCGAGGGCCCTTATCGGGGCTAAGGAACTCAGAGAGCGGGCCGAAGAGCGCGCCGACGCCCTTTTCCAGGAAGCGGCGGCGATCGTCGATGACCGAGGCGTGGAGTTCGAGACAGCGACCGCAGTTGGCGATCCGGCCCGTGAAATCGTCGCTTTCGCCGAGAAAGCGGACGTCGATCAGATCGTCATCGGGAGTCACGGTCGGTCACCCGTGTCGCGAATCTTGCTCGGAAGTGTAGCCGAGACGGTGACCCGGCGCGCCCCGGTTCCAGTCACGGTGGTCCGGTAG
- a CDS encoding sodium:phosphate symporter, translating into MTDGDGRVPATRNWSALRERLLEIGPLWAGAVGTVLLFLVAVQLLGTATEAAQPVIERILRRIVVDDTSALGLGWAASYGLTNGSVVAALSLSLLRSGLVSPSETYFMIAGTRLGGTAVIVLVGAIDYLQNRRSQSLTEGTSLGLLTFVITFSIYIPVTALGAVVLTRYRSTVFEATTGLGLSIRSLELLEPVTDAVTRALGPTITLGVAIALLFGSLWFFDSLLERVHTETIRKYVFRHFKRRWMAFGIGLLITGLTTSVAFSLGVIVPLYNRRFVRRGEMVPYILGANIGTLFDTLVVGFVLETMVGVAIVALVMGLATLLTVVVLVGYSPYLRVVDACQDKLLEDRRFFVAFAATLIVLPIVLLAIPHV; encoded by the coding sequence ATGACTGACGGGGATGGGCGCGTCCCGGCGACCCGGAACTGGAGCGCACTCCGTGAGCGCCTTCTCGAGATCGGGCCGCTCTGGGCCGGTGCGGTCGGGACGGTCTTGTTGTTTCTGGTCGCCGTTCAGTTACTCGGAACCGCGACGGAAGCCGCCCAACCGGTGATCGAACGGATCCTTCGACGTATCGTCGTCGATGACACCTCCGCACTCGGCCTCGGGTGGGCCGCTTCGTACGGATTGACGAACGGATCCGTCGTCGCGGCCCTCTCGCTGTCGCTTCTCCGCTCTGGCCTCGTCAGCCCGTCCGAGACCTATTTCATGATCGCCGGGACCCGTCTCGGTGGGACCGCCGTCATCGTCCTCGTCGGAGCGATTGATTACCTGCAAAACCGTCGAAGCCAGTCGCTGACCGAAGGAACCAGTCTCGGCCTGCTGACGTTCGTGATCACGTTCAGCATCTACATTCCAGTTACTGCACTCGGTGCCGTCGTCCTGACGCGATATCGTTCGACGGTGTTCGAGGCGACGACGGGGCTGGGCCTGTCGATCCGTTCGTTAGAGCTCCTGGAACCCGTCACCGATGCAGTGACGAGAGCGCTCGGCCCCACCATCACGTTGGGTGTGGCCATCGCGTTGCTCTTCGGGAGTCTCTGGTTTTTCGATTCACTCCTCGAACGTGTCCACACCGAGACTATCCGAAAGTACGTGTTTCGGCACTTCAAACGGCGGTGGATGGCCTTCGGAATCGGGCTACTGATCACGGGGCTCACGACGAGCGTCGCCTTTTCGCTCGGCGTTATCGTGCCGCTGTACAATCGACGGTTCGTCCGCCGTGGTGAGATGGTACCGTACATCCTCGGCGCGAACATCGGCACGCTGTTCGACACGCTCGTCGTGGGATTCGTTCTCGAGACGATGGTCGGCGTCGCCATCGTCGCCCTCGTGATGGGACTGGCGACGCTTCTGACGGTGGTCGTCCTCGTCGGGTACTCTCCGTACCTGCGTGTCGTCGATGCCTGTCAGGACAAACTGCTCGAGGATCGCCGATTCTTCGTCGCCTTCGCCGCTACTCTGATCGTCCTTCCGATTGTCCTGCTCGCAATCCCACACGTATGA
- a CDS encoding VOC family protein: MTHEDPITAEQPNSPMQTTGTDHVTIWGSNAADTIAFYRDLLGMPLVLRQPNLDDPSQTHLFFDTGDGRMLTFFVSDERDANRGPQRTQVGGVHHLAFRFDPDRFQDVAAALDADGRGYNEFDRGIFHSLYTRDNDGLVIELTTDAYEIPDDRRAEVLATTQRIREEAGAEYAQDDHLRDALEELGLPIVEHDLPDAATGTGVE; the protein is encoded by the coding sequence ATGACCCACGAGGATCCGATCACCGCCGAGCAACCGAACAGCCCCATGCAGACGACCGGCACCGACCACGTGACTATCTGGGGAAGCAACGCCGCGGACACCATCGCGTTCTACCGAGACCTGCTCGGGATGCCCCTCGTGCTCCGGCAACCGAACCTCGACGATCCCTCCCAGACCCATCTCTTCTTCGACACCGGTGACGGCCGGATGCTCACCTTCTTCGTCAGCGACGAGCGTGACGCCAACCGGGGACCGCAACGAACCCAGGTCGGTGGCGTCCACCACCTCGCGTTCCGGTTCGATCCGGACCGATTCCAGGACGTCGCGGCGGCACTCGATGCGGACGGGCGGGGATACAACGAGTTCGATCGAGGCATCTTTCACTCGCTGTACACGCGGGACAACGACGGGCTGGTCATCGAGTTGACCACGGACGCCTACGAGATACCCGACGATCGCCGCGCCGAGGTGCTCGCGACTACCCAGCGTATTCGCGAGGAAGCTGGTGCCGAATACGCCCAGGACGACCATCTCAGAGACGCCCTCGAGGAACTCGGATTGCCCATCGTGGAACACGACCTGCCGGACGCCGCGACCGGTACCGGCGTGGAGTGA
- a CDS encoding SIMPL domain-containing protein yields MSRPVQSLIVGVLVILAAVTSAGAVLALDDGSQSNQLENSTAQSGETITVSASGEAQAQPDKAVLRMAVEADDTDVTEARSTVAEDVSSVKEALVEMGIEEEQIRTTDYRIYEDDRRTKPTEEDSQPIYRVRHVLTVDVNETDQVGGVIDTAVDAGVTSVHDVRFTLTSETQRTLKNEALENAMDDADTQAETLAQSANLQIDGVATVETGSSGIPRPVYAMEAAAGGDAATDISSGPVTVSAQVRVTYAASR; encoded by the coding sequence ATGTCCCGCCCTGTCCAATCGCTCATCGTCGGCGTCCTGGTGATCCTCGCGGCCGTCACCAGTGCCGGCGCCGTACTGGCCCTCGACGACGGATCACAGTCGAATCAACTGGAGAACAGCACCGCCCAATCGGGCGAGACCATCACGGTGTCCGCGAGTGGTGAAGCCCAGGCCCAGCCCGACAAAGCCGTCCTCAGGATGGCCGTCGAGGCCGACGATACCGACGTGACCGAAGCCAGGTCGACTGTAGCCGAGGACGTCTCGAGCGTGAAGGAGGCCCTCGTCGAGATGGGCATCGAGGAGGAACAGATCCGGACGACCGATTACCGCATCTACGAGGACGACCGCCGTACCAAACCCACTGAAGAGGACAGCCAGCCGATCTACCGCGTTCGACACGTCCTCACCGTCGACGTGAACGAGACCGACCAAGTCGGCGGGGTGATCGACACCGCCGTCGACGCCGGCGTGACGAGCGTCCACGACGTGCGGTTCACCCTCACGAGCGAGACGCAACGAACGCTGAAGAACGAGGCCCTCGAAAACGCCATGGACGACGCCGACACGCAGGCCGAAACCCTCGCGCAAAGTGCGAACCTGCAGATAGACGGCGTCGCGACGGTCGAGACCGGGAGCAGTGGCATCCCGCGACCAGTCTACGCGATGGAGGCGGCTGCGGGTGGCGACGCGGCAACTGATATCTCGTCCGGCCCGGTCACCGTGTCCGCACAGGTCAGAGTGACGTACGCCGCGAGTCGCTGA